In Nitrospiraceae bacterium, the genomic window ATGGTCCCTTCCCTGGCGAGTTGCTCGATTCCCTTGTCGAACGATTTGCGCATTCCCGTATCGGTCGGCCGCACGCGGGCAAAGACTTCCGGTTGAAATTGTGGAAGCGGTTTATAATTAAACCCGTCCGCCACTGAAATGGTGTCACCGATTTGAAAAATCCCGGGATTGATTATCCCAATGACATCGCCGGGATAGGCCACATCGACCGTATTGCGTTCCTTCGCCACCATACTGTGGGGCCGTGAAAGCCGCACATCCGTGTTGGTCCGATGATGTTTGACCACCACATCCCGCTCGAATCTCCCTGAGCAGACGCGTAAAAAGGCCGTGCTGTCGCGATGGCGCGGATTCATATTGGCCTGGAGTTTAAAGACATACGCGCTGAATGGTGTATCCACCGGATCGATCATCAATTCACGGCCATCCGGGGCATCGGCTAAGCGACCGTGAGCGGAAGGCGCCAGGTCCACAAACGCATCGAAGAATGCTTCCACACCAAAATTGGTCATGGCAGATCCGAAGAAGACGGGCGTGACTTTTCCATTTTGAAAATCATCCTTCGAGAAGGGGTTTCCGGCGATATCCAGTAATTCCAAATCATGCATCAATCCATCCCAGATATACCCCGCCATACGGTCTTTCACCGAGGGATCGTCCAATGAGAGTTCCATGAGGTCCGGTTTCGCCGCCCCTCCTGCAGCCGTTTTGGTATAGAGCAACACCTTTCGGGTTTGCCGATTCACCACACCAAGAAAGTCCTGTCCGGACCCGATGGGCCAATTGATGGGACTGGCATGAATCCCCAATACCTCTTCCACTTCCGACATAAGATCCAGCGGAGCCCGTCCCGGCAAATCCATCTTATTGATGAAAGTCAACACAGGAATCCGCCGAAGACGGCAGACCTCAAACAGTTTGCGTGTTTGCGTTTCAACACCCTTCGCCGCGTCAATCACCATGATCGCGCTATCGGCCGCGGTGAGTGTCCGGTAGGTATCCTCGCAAAAATCCTGATGGCCAGGCGTATCCAATACATTGATCACAGCCTGTTTATAAGGAAATTGCATCGCCGAGGCGGTAATGGAGATGCCGCGCTCCTGCTCCATTTCCATCCAATCCGAGGTGGCCATTTTCCGGTTTTTTCGCCCCCCGACCATACCGGCGGTGCGGACCAGCCCTGAGTAAAGCAGGAGCTTTTCGGTCAACGTGGTTTTACCGGCGTCCGGATGGCTGATGATGGCAAAGGTCCGACGCTTGTTCGCCTCGGTACGAATTTCTTGTTTGAGTTGAAGTGTGGTCATACTACCTTTTGGGCGAAATCGCCCTTTCCACTACATTTTTTCCAACTGCCCCTGCGCCCGGGCCAGACTCAGCCGCGAAGCATTAAAGGTGAAGAGACCTTCTATCAAATTATCCCTGGCTTGCGCCACACGGGTTTGCGCATCCGTGACTTCGATATTGGTGGCGACACCAACTGCGAACCGCTCACGCGAGAGTTCCAATTCAGTTAGGGAGAGTTTCAGGCCTTCTTCCGCAACCGCGACCTGCTGTTTTGCTGAGCTTAACGTGATCAACGCATCGCGAACTTCCAATCCTACTTGATATTGCACATCCTGCGTTCTAATGGCTTCCTGTCTGACTTTACTGCGACTCTCTGAAATTCTGGCTTCCCGCATTCCGCCATCAAAAATCGGCACCTGCATCAACACCTGGACATTGTCGGTGGTCAACGCATTGGGGATTTGATTGCCAATCATCCCCACATCGCCCAAGGCCCGTATGGAGGGAACCCGTTCATTCGTCACGGAACTTAATGTCAAGGAGGCCAGGCGCTCCCGATTCTGCTGTGCCTTCAGTTCGGTCCGGTTTTCTTTCGCCACCTGCAAGGCCTCGCCTATGGATTGTTCAGAGACATTCACCAACTTCATTTCATCCGTGAGCACCAGCCGCACATCGAACGACAATCCCATGGCCCGAATCAAATTGAGTTTGGCACGATCCCGATCATTTTCCGCCACTAATAATCGCTGTCTGGCGTTTTCCAATTGAACCTTCGCCCGTGTCACATCCAGACTGGTCGCCATTCCGGCGGATTTTCGTTCCGCCGCCAAGCGCAGTAATTCCTTGTTCAACGCCACATCCGCGGTCCGCGCATCCACCGCCGCCTTCGCCCGAAGTGTTTCCAAATAAATCAGACCTGCGGTCGCCATGGTATCCCGTTTGGTGACTTCCGCATCCAACCCTGCCACATCCACTCCCGCTTTGGCAGCCCGCCATTTTTGAATGAGACTTAAGCTGAACACATTCTGGGTGAGAAAA contains:
- a CDS encoding TolC family protein, whose product is MMGGRFWKAVGLCVACLAVFGGNGAVTWAASPEPATGRDLPELRLSLREAMDAAVDQNPTVRLFNERITQAQDVANTQLGELLPNLSGTAGAARRRFFTGSFGSNATVVGPRDFYEMRAFLTQNVFSLSLIQKWRAAKAGVDVAGLDAEVTKRDTMATAGLIYLETLRAKAAVDARTADVALNKELLRLAAERKSAGMATSLDVTRAKVQLENARQRLLVAENDRDRAKLNLIRAMGLSFDVRLVLTDEMKLVNVSEQSIGEALQVAKENRTELKAQQNRERLASLTLSSVTNERVPSIRALGDVGMIGNQIPNALTTDNVQVLMQVPIFDGGMREARISESRSKVRQEAIRTQDVQYQVGLEVRDALITLSSAKQQVAVAEEGLKLSLTELELSRERFAVGVATNIEVTDAQTRVAQARDNLIEGLFTFNASRLSLARAQGQLEKM
- a CDS encoding peptide chain release factor 3, whose amino-acid sequence is MTTLQLKQEIRTEANKRRTFAIISHPDAGKTTLTEKLLLYSGLVRTAGMVGGRKNRKMATSDWMEMEQERGISITASAMQFPYKQAVINVLDTPGHQDFCEDTYRTLTAADSAIMVIDAAKGVETQTRKLFEVCRLRRIPVLTFINKMDLPGRAPLDLMSEVEEVLGIHASPINWPIGSGQDFLGVVNRQTRKVLLYTKTAAGGAAKPDLMELSLDDPSVKDRMAGYIWDGLMHDLELLDIAGNPFSKDDFQNGKVTPVFFGSAMTNFGVEAFFDAFVDLAPSAHGRLADAPDGRELMIDPVDTPFSAYVFKLQANMNPRHRDSTAFLRVCSGRFERDVVVKHHRTNTDVRLSRPHSMVAKERNTVDVAYPGDVIGIINPGIFQIGDTISVADGFNYKPLPQFQPEVFARVRPTDTGMRKSFDKGIEQLAREGTIQILRSLDGLEFFVAAVGKLQFDVLEFRLQSEYRVKVVVDV